The following are from one region of the Nostoc cf. commune SO-36 genome:
- a CDS encoding GNAT family N-acetyltransferase, with translation MSANEISLRPAQETDAWVLSAIHIAAIKTLPATFYTEKELLAWRNYRDKPDGSNILKSMKVETFWVAIKGDFVIGFASFIVDELIGLYVHPKYQGKGIGRALVQHFCDEATNQGIDKVITTASLYAEGFYLRLGFTAIQKAPHYLRNGVVVPVTKMSKTLGTSN, from the coding sequence ATGAGTGCTAACGAAATATCTCTTAGACCTGCCCAAGAAACAGATGCCTGGGTGCTGAGTGCAATTCATATTGCTGCTATCAAAACTCTACCTGCAACTTTTTATACTGAAAAAGAACTTTTAGCTTGGCGTAATTACCGCGATAAACCTGATGGTTCAAATATTTTAAAAAGTATGAAAGTGGAAACTTTCTGGGTTGCCATCAAGGGAGATTTTGTTATAGGTTTTGCTAGTTTTATTGTTGATGAACTGATCGGGCTGTATGTTCATCCTAAATATCAAGGTAAAGGAATTGGCCGTGCTTTAGTTCAACATTTTTGCGATGAAGCAACTAATCAAGGTATAGATAAGGTAATTACAACTGCTAGCCTTTATGCTGAAGGGTTTTATTTACGACTGGGATTTACCGCCATTCAAAAAGCACCTCATTATTTAAGAAATGGGGTGGTTGTTCCAGTTACTAAAATGAGTAAAACATTAGGGACTTCCAATTAA
- a CDS encoding slr1957 family protein gives MMNHYSLQWIEAWCQENGWTDLFVERRNNFWAFPPGGVMPEPIPVHALRLIKAENGLTFEERLWSMSAVVGTILAVLFTFWFQSPMPLVLAFALNAVTVAQFELEDV, from the coding sequence ATGATGAATCATTACTCACTTCAATGGATTGAGGCATGGTGCCAAGAAAATGGCTGGACAGATTTGTTTGTAGAGCGACGTAACAATTTTTGGGCTTTTCCTCCGGGTGGGGTAATGCCAGAACCAATCCCAGTTCATGCTCTTAGATTGATTAAAGCCGAAAATGGACTGACTTTTGAAGAGCGATTGTGGTCGATGTCCGCAGTAGTTGGCACAATCCTAGCTGTTCTTTTTACCTTTTGGTTTCAGTCGCCAATGCCATTAGTTTTAGCTTTCGCTTTGAACGCCGTTACGGTGGCTCAATTTGAACTTGAAGATGTCTAA